One window of Mauremys reevesii isolate NIE-2019 linkage group 4, ASM1616193v1, whole genome shotgun sequence genomic DNA carries:
- the TNKS1BP1 gene encoding 182 kDa tankyrase-1-binding protein isoform X1, protein MNMEASQGLTCASSSSSLNPGATMASQTHPLHSSPPCPTSNGGTGARGGEPAGSPRTGDTRLKPPVGPKPRTLPKPAVPAKPCTPPPSPGSRPPRLEFPSAEKINLLAGPKPYSGSSTSLKRLSFSLKSPPAETSTVKGAPPPAVRALPSTTEERSLAPVTPPAGGPLGVLKGAALFKVKPVPVVAKPERFPGTTVEEILAKMEHPRKEGPGSPDLAWGRRSTFSPDSSSRFGPKSYAAFWRHPSAEGGEGDAVTPGFEASWESGSPEAQERRASCGDKPVAGRTKREGSPSPIGERPPEPPDGEAERDSGTASRNSGSSPASANCDGDQSGRRKPPSPPGFSLARTCPIPVAPAELPLGPAPGTSAGLARAPGAPILPAEHPASAPGSPAVPVELPALGSTPTDTELPSKVGPGFPGTPESLAKIPIGLFPAPGAPDAPAEPCRRISRSLGSLEVPGEGSPPPSSLPAGLAPGTPDASTELPHSPPAVQALSPGPPDAPAKLPHSSPTGQAMAPGSPDTPARFPHSPPAGRALAPGAHDAPTELTHSPPAGRVLAPGPPDARAELPPRITHSPGAPEAPVSSPETPNLCPKLPTRVSRSPGSPDRPAESLVSPYSPPSPERGSPSPLSDAEPCAGPAPADESLRCPQLGLRRSSDGVVQLPDKGLGMGVLGGSLAALPRGGPPHSGPPLEGESNWSLSQSFEWAFPSRTAEWEPPRSPIREADDSGLSEQGDSDGEGLAPTPKGSEERSSSERLDWQDAEAAGSSAHLDGATGAPCDQGATEVGGTEATCPGGPVAETEPAVAELKGPAVVDEAGTVWEEQGRPLLDAPLRLTEPKPGQERAALILLSDTPRPAGANRCQEDNLVLGLAPVRSCQEGPRPGEEGSEPHPNARWLDELLASPPPSADETKRKGTPEPRDPAGPEDLLGWSRKDLCSEFGIRGAHRAGEFGWATDPGTGKTDWPGSYRASETEQDREFGTGTQDWSGAYKETELLGDSSVGHGNWPDAYGMGDGCQKDGEFSPSKPDWSSQYNTGGADSPDGEFSTRKLDWTSTYGIGDGAQQDKRFSTSKPDWTCEHSVGDTARQDRDFGTGKPDLACEHSAGDTDQQDREFGTGKPDWTRQPGVGDTAWQDREYGTSKPDWTRQPGVGDTAWQDREYGTSEPDWTYDHGGGNTDQPDREFGTSKPDWINMYGVGDTDQQDRELGTSKPSWPLEHGVGDTDQQDRELGTSKPGWPLEHGVGDTDQQDRELGTSKPGWPLEHGVGDTDQPDREFGTSKLDWPLKHGVGDTDQPDRELGTSKLDWTREYGISDTNHQGKEFGAGKPAWTQDCSAKTNEQGREWTCEYDVGNTTQQDKPDWTCEFGVGDGARQDRAFSPDKPAWLGEYGVHHTDRESAFGSGVGDSDSAAQEPGAGKPGWSGTDWQESKFPFARRDCASDFRIRGAEHESQFGVIGTERAGGFGLSTLDPSGAVGTLGPAELGETRTDWAGYTRTVDLDEPREAGVGQSDWTQELGLSGTDPSVGLGAIRPEEPSRGWMDWTNELSVSSMDPSSSLRVGGSDTPREPGVGQPDGASDLGPGGPATASGFESMGPAETRVRQTDWSRELGSGDEGSAETREAGAGQMDWASEVGIVHGKQTYATAMAGLEPHGDSSGSNSPRLSGPSPLLEEMLAKAAAQRRSTGEERGPLPAPDAHTPPSPQEEDGGPRPEGDGAPSPSDATDGGWLPTEARRLSQPGRHVSEPSPPGEDFAFLEDMEVLDSAIYRSRANLGRKRGHRAPATRPAGSLGLSEVEAADWMFRDSTEPRTVRWASSDEEMVEEPQSRRARPSPVAKGMKVPLFPGLNTSALKAKLRGRNRSAEEGAQLGEAKPATPKEPHVQRSKSCKIPGVGGKPLVLPPKPEKSSGSDAASPHWLQVLKLKKKKS, encoded by the exons ggGCTGACGTGTGCATCAAGTTCATCGAGCCTCAACCCAGGTGCCACCATGGCCTCCCAGACGCACCCCCTGCATTCCTCACCTCCCTGCCCTACCTCCAATGGCGGCACGGGGGCCAGAGGTGGGGAGCCGGCGGGCAGCCCTAGGACAG gtgACACTCGCCTGAAGCCGCCGGTCGGGCCCAAACCCCGCACGCTGCCCAAGCCGGCTGTACCAGCCAAGCCCTGCACCCCGCCGCCATCCCCTGGGTCGCGGCCCCCCCGCCTCGAGTTCCCCTCTGCCGAGAAGATCAACCTGCTGGCGGGTCCCAAGCCGTACAGTGGCAGCAGCACCTCCCTTAAACGCCTGTCCTTCAGCCTCAAGAGCCCCCCAGCGGAGACCTCCACTGTGAAGGGGGCACCGCCACCCGCAGTCAGAGCCCTGCCCTCTACCACAGAAGAGAGATCGCTGGCTCCTGTGACGCCCCCTGCGGGGGGGCCCCTAGGAGTTCTCAAGGGCGCTGCCCTGTTCAAAGTGAAGCCAGTGCCGGTGGTGGCCAAGCCGGAGCGCTTCCCCGGAACCACGGTGGAAGAGATCTTGGCCAAGATGGAGCACCCCCGCAAAGAAGGTCCGGGCAGTCCCGACCTGGCCTGGGGCCGGCGCTCAACCTTCAGCCCTGACAGCAGCTCCCGCTTCGGGCCCAAAAGCTATGCCGCCTTCTGGAGACACCCTAGTgctgagggaggggaaggtgaCGCTGTCACCCCTGGCTTTGAGGCCTCCTGGGAATCTGGGTCCCCGGAAGCTCAGGAGAGAAGAGCGTCCTGTGGCGACAAGCCGGTCGCTGGCAGGACGAAGAGAGAAGGAAGCCCGAGTCCCATTGGAGAACGCCCGCCAGAGCCCCCAGACGGAGAAGCAGAGCGAGACTCTGGCACAGCCTCCAGGAACAG TGGCTCTTCCCCGGCCAGCGCCAACTGCGACGGGGACCAGTCCGGACGCAGGAAGCCGCCATCCCCCCCTGGT TTCTCCTTGGCCCGGACCTGCCCCATCCCCGTGGCTCCTGCTGAGCTCCCACTTGGGCCGGCCCCCGGCACCTCTGCTGGCCTTGCCCGGGCCCCAGGGGCCCCCATCCTTCCTGCCGAGCATCCTGCCTCAGCCCCAGGGTCCCCCGCTGTGCCTGTCGAGCTCCCTGCACTTGGCTCCACCCCTACCGACACTGAGCTCCCCTCCAAGGTCGGGCCTGGCTTCCCAGGCACCCCAGAGTCTCTGGCTAAGATCCCCATAGGACTGTTTCCGGCCCCCGGTGCCCCAGACGCTCCAGCTGAGCCCTGCCGCAGAATCTCCCGCTCCCTGGGGTCTCTGGAGGTTCCTGGTGAGGGGTCCCCACCTCCATCTAGTCTCCCCGCAGGCCTGGCACCAGGCACTCCGGATGCCTCCACAGAGCTCCCTCatagcccccctgcagtgcaggcCCTGTCACCAGGCCCCCCTGATGCCCCTGCCaagctcccccacagctcccctacAGGGCAGGCCATGGCACCAGGCTCCCCTGATACCCCTGCCAggttcccccacagcccccctgcagGGCGGGCCCTAGCACCAGGCGCCCATGATGCCCCCACAGAgctcacccacagcccccctgcaGGGCGGGTCCTGGCACCAGGCCCCCCTGATGCCCGTGCTGAGCTGCCCCCCAGAATTACTCACTCCCCAGGGGCCCCCGAAGCGCCTGTTtcatccccagagacccccaatCTGTGTCCTAAGCTCCCCACCAGAGTCTCTCGGTCTCCGGGGTCCCCTGATAGACCTGCTGAGTCCCTGGTGTCCCCATATAGCCCCCCATCTCCTGAGCGGGGCTCCCCTTCACCCCTCAGCGATGCGGAGCCATGTGCGGGGCCTGCACCAGCGGACGAGAGCCTCCGGTGTCCACAGCTGGGGCTACGGCGCTCCTCAGACGGGGTGGTGCAGCTGCCAGACAAGGGGCTAGgaatgggggtgctggggggctccctggctgccctgccTCGGGGAGGGCCCCCTCACTCCGGGCCACCCCTGGAGGGCGAGTCCAACTGGTCCCTGTCGCAGTCGTTTGAGTGGGCGTTCCCATCCCGGACTGCGGAGTGGGAGCCCCCCAGGTCCCCCATCAGAGAGGCGGATGACTCCGGCCTCTCTGAGCAGGGGGACTCGGATGGGGagggcctggcccccacccccaaagggtCTGAGGAAAGGAGCAGCTCAGAGAGGCTGGATTGGCAGGACGCCGAGGCTGCTGGGAGCTCTGCCCACCTAGATGGTGCCACGGGGGCCCCATGTGATCAGGGAGCAACTGAGGTGGGAGGCACGGAGGCCACATGTCCTGGAGGCCCCGTGGCAGAAACGGAGCCGGCCGTGGCTGAGCTGAAGGGCCCTGCAGTGGTGGATGAGGCGGGCACTGTctgggaggagcagggcaggccACTCCTGGATGCCCCCCTGCGTCTGACCGAGCCGAAACCAGGCCAGGAGAGAGCCGCCCTCATCCTGTTGTCTGACACTCCCCGGCCAGCTGGTGCCAACCGATGCCAGGAGGACAACTTGGTGCTGGGCCTGGCGCCGGTGAGGAGCTGCCAGGAGGGCCCGAGGCCGGGCGAGGAGGGTTCTGAGCCGCATCCCAATGCCCGCTGGCTGGATGAGCTGCTGGCATCGCCCCCGCCCAGTGCTGATGAGACCAAGAGAAAGGGCACGCCtgagcccagggaccctgcagggcCAGAG gatcTCCTGGGCTGGTCGCGGAAGGATCTGTGCAGCGAGTTCGGCATCAGAGGGGCCCACCGGGCTGGTGAGTTTGGCTGGGCCACAGATCCAGGCACGGGGAAGACCGACTGGCCCGGCAGTTACAGAGCCAGTGAGACGGAGCAGGATCGGGAGTTTGGCACCGGCACACAGGACTGGAGCGGTGCATACAAAGAGACGGAGCTGCTGGGCGATTCCAGTGTGGGCCACGGAAACTGGCCCGACGCCTACGGCATGGGGGACGGTTGCCAGAAGGACGGGGAGTTCAGCCCCAGTAAGCCAGACTGGAGCAGCCAATACAACACCGGTGGTGCTGACAGCCCGGATGGGGAGTTCAGTACCAGGAAACTGGACTGGACCAGCACCTACGGCATTGGGGACGGTGCCCAGCAGGACAAGAGGTTCAGTACCAGCAAGCCGGACTGGACCTGTGAGCACAGTGTCGGTGATACAGCCCGGCAGGACAGAGACTTCGGTACCGGCAAGCCAGACTTGGCCTGTGAGCACAGTGCCGGTGATACCGACCAACAGGATAGAGAGTTCGGTACCGGCAAGCCAGACTGGACCCGCCAGCCCGGTGTCGGTGATACAGCCTGGCAGGATAGAGAGTACGGCACCAGCAAGCCAGACTGGACCCGCCAGCCCGGTGTCGGTGATACAGCCTGGCAGGATAGAGAGTACGGCACCAGCGAGCCAGACTGGACCTATGATCATGGTGGTGGTAATACAGACCAGCCGGATAGAGAGTTCGGTACCAGCAAGCCAGACTGGATCAACATGTACGGTGTTGGAGATACAGACCAACAGGACAGAGAGTTGGGTACCAGCAAGCCAAGCTGGCCCCTCGAGCACGGTGTCGGAGATACAGACCAACAGGACAGAGAGTTGGGTACCAGCAAGCCAGGCTGGCCCCTCGAGCACGGTGTCGGAGATACAGACCAACAGGATAGAGAGTTGGGTACCAGCAAGCCAGGCTGGCCCCTCGAGCACGGTGTCGGAGATACAGACCAGCCGGATAGAGAGTTCGGTACCAGCAAGCTAGACTGGCCCCTCAAGCACGGTGTCGGAGATACAGACCAACCGGATAGAGAGTTGGGTACCAGCAAGCTAGACTGGACCCGTGAGTACGGTATCAGTGATACCAACCATCAGGGTAAGGAGTTTGGTGCTGGGAAGCCAGCCTGGACCCAGGACTGCAGTGCCAAGACCAATGAGCAGGGTAGAGAGTGGACCTGCGAATACGATGTTGGCAATACCACCCAGCAGGACAAGCCAGATTGGACCTGCGAGTTCGGGGTCGGTGATGGTGCCCGGCAGGACAGAGCTTTCAGCCCTGACAAACCAGCTTGGCTTGGTGAATATGGCGTTCACCATACAGACCGGGAGAGTGCCTTTGGCTCTGGTGTTGGAGACTCCGACAGCGCGGCCCAAGAGCCTGGTGCCGGGAAGCCTGGGTGGAGCGGCACCGACTGGCAGGAGAGCAAGTTCCCCTTCGCTAGAAGGGATTGTGCCAGTGATTTCAGGATCAGAGGAGCTGAGCACGAAAGCCAGTTCGGCGTCATTGGGACTGAGCGGGCGGGTGGCTTTGGCTTGAGCACTTTGGATCCATCTGGTGCCGTTGggaccctgggcccagcagagcttGGAGAGACCCGGACTGACTGGGCTGGCTATACCAGGACTGTGGACCTGGATGAGCCGAGAGAGGCTGGTGTGGGGCAGTCCGACTGGACCCAAGAGCTAGGCCTCAGTGGCACAGATCCCTCTGTCGGCCTGGGAGCAATCCGTCCTGAGGAGCCCAGCAGGGGATGGATGGACTGGACAAACGAACTGAGCGTGAGCAGCATGGATCCCTCCAGCAGTCTGAGGGTGGGGGGCTCCGATACACCCAGAGAGCCTGGCGTGGGGCAGCCAGATGGGGCCAGTGACCTTGGCCCGGGAGGCCCAGCCACAGCCAGTGGCTTTGAGAGCATGGGCCCGGCAGAGACCAGAGTGAGACAGACTGACTGGAGCCGTGAGCttggctctggggatgagggctccgctGAGACCAGGgaggctggagcagggcagaTGGACTGGGCCAGCGAGGTCGGGATCGTACATGGGAAACAAACCTATGCCACAGCCATGGCTGGCTTGGAGCCACATGGAGACAG CAGTGGCTCCAACAGCCCCCGGCTCTCCGGCCCGAGCCCCCTGCTGGAAGAGATGTTGGCCAAGGCAGCAGCCCAGCGCAGGAGCACCGGAGAGGAGAGGgggccacttcctgcccccgacgCCCACACGCCCCCCTCGCCGCAGGAGGAGGATGGCGGGCCCCGGCCCGAGGGGGATGGCGCGCCCAGCCCATCGGATGCCACGGATGGGGGCTGGCTGCCGACAGAGGCGAGGCGGCTGAGCCAGCCAGGGCGCCACGTGAGCGAGCCCTCCCCACCAGGCGAGGACTTCGCCTTCCTGGAG
- the TNKS1BP1 gene encoding 182 kDa tankyrase-1-binding protein isoform X3 codes for MASQTHPLHSSPPCPTSNGGTGARGGEPAGSPRTGDTRLKPPVGPKPRTLPKPAVPAKPCTPPPSPGSRPPRLEFPSAEKINLLAGPKPYSGSSTSLKRLSFSLKSPPAETSTVKGAPPPAVRALPSTTEERSLAPVTPPAGGPLGVLKGAALFKVKPVPVVAKPERFPGTTVEEILAKMEHPRKEGPGSPDLAWGRRSTFSPDSSSRFGPKSYAAFWRHPSAEGGEGDAVTPGFEASWESGSPEAQERRASCGDKPVAGRTKREGSPSPIGERPPEPPDGEAERDSGTASRNSGSSPASANCDGDQSGRRKPPSPPGFSLARTCPIPVAPAELPLGPAPGTSAGLARAPGAPILPAEHPASAPGSPAVPVELPALGSTPTDTELPSKVGPGFPGTPESLAKIPIGLFPAPGAPDAPAEPCRRISRSLGSLEVPGEGSPPPSSLPAGLAPGTPDASTELPHSPPAVQALSPGPPDAPAKLPHSSPTGQAMAPGSPDTPARFPHSPPAGRALAPGAHDAPTELTHSPPAGRVLAPGPPDARAELPPRITHSPGAPEAPVSSPETPNLCPKLPTRVSRSPGSPDRPAESLVSPYSPPSPERGSPSPLSDAEPCAGPAPADESLRCPQLGLRRSSDGVVQLPDKGLGMGVLGGSLAALPRGGPPHSGPPLEGESNWSLSQSFEWAFPSRTAEWEPPRSPIREADDSGLSEQGDSDGEGLAPTPKGSEERSSSERLDWQDAEAAGSSAHLDGATGAPCDQGATEVGGTEATCPGGPVAETEPAVAELKGPAVVDEAGTVWEEQGRPLLDAPLRLTEPKPGQERAALILLSDTPRPAGANRCQEDNLVLGLAPVRSCQEGPRPGEEGSEPHPNARWLDELLASPPPSADETKRKGTPEPRDPAGPEDLLGWSRKDLCSEFGIRGAHRAGEFGWATDPGTGKTDWPGSYRASETEQDREFGTGTQDWSGAYKETELLGDSSVGHGNWPDAYGMGDGCQKDGEFSPSKPDWSSQYNTGGADSPDGEFSTRKLDWTSTYGIGDGAQQDKRFSTSKPDWTCEHSVGDTARQDRDFGTGKPDLACEHSAGDTDQQDREFGTGKPDWTRQPGVGDTAWQDREYGTSKPDWTRQPGVGDTAWQDREYGTSEPDWTYDHGGGNTDQPDREFGTSKPDWINMYGVGDTDQQDRELGTSKPSWPLEHGVGDTDQQDRELGTSKPGWPLEHGVGDTDQQDRELGTSKPGWPLEHGVGDTDQPDREFGTSKLDWPLKHGVGDTDQPDRELGTSKLDWTREYGISDTNHQGKEFGAGKPAWTQDCSAKTNEQGREWTCEYDVGNTTQQDKPDWTCEFGVGDGARQDRAFSPDKPAWLGEYGVHHTDRESAFGSGVGDSDSAAQEPGAGKPGWSGTDWQESKFPFARRDCASDFRIRGAEHESQFGVIGTERAGGFGLSTLDPSGAVGTLGPAELGETRTDWAGYTRTVDLDEPREAGVGQSDWTQELGLSGTDPSVGLGAIRPEEPSRGWMDWTNELSVSSMDPSSSLRVGGSDTPREPGVGQPDGASDLGPGGPATASGFESMGPAETRVRQTDWSRELGSGDEGSAETREAGAGQMDWASEVGIVHGKQTYATAMAGLEPHGDSSGSNSPRLSGPSPLLEEMLAKAAAQRRSTGEERGPLPAPDAHTPPSPQEEDGGPRPEGDGAPSPSDATDGGWLPTEARRLSQPGRHVSEPSPPGEDFAFLEDMEVLDSAIYRSRANLGRKRGHRAPATRPAGSLGLSEVEAADWMFRDSTEPRTVRWASSDEEMVEEPQSRRARPSPVAKGMKVPLFPGLNTSALKAKLRGRNRSAEEGAQLGEAKPATPKEPHVQRSKSCKIPGVGGKPLVLPPKPEKSSGSDAASPHWLQVLKLKKKKS; via the exons ATGGCCTCCCAGACGCACCCCCTGCATTCCTCACCTCCCTGCCCTACCTCCAATGGCGGCACGGGGGCCAGAGGTGGGGAGCCGGCGGGCAGCCCTAGGACAG gtgACACTCGCCTGAAGCCGCCGGTCGGGCCCAAACCCCGCACGCTGCCCAAGCCGGCTGTACCAGCCAAGCCCTGCACCCCGCCGCCATCCCCTGGGTCGCGGCCCCCCCGCCTCGAGTTCCCCTCTGCCGAGAAGATCAACCTGCTGGCGGGTCCCAAGCCGTACAGTGGCAGCAGCACCTCCCTTAAACGCCTGTCCTTCAGCCTCAAGAGCCCCCCAGCGGAGACCTCCACTGTGAAGGGGGCACCGCCACCCGCAGTCAGAGCCCTGCCCTCTACCACAGAAGAGAGATCGCTGGCTCCTGTGACGCCCCCTGCGGGGGGGCCCCTAGGAGTTCTCAAGGGCGCTGCCCTGTTCAAAGTGAAGCCAGTGCCGGTGGTGGCCAAGCCGGAGCGCTTCCCCGGAACCACGGTGGAAGAGATCTTGGCCAAGATGGAGCACCCCCGCAAAGAAGGTCCGGGCAGTCCCGACCTGGCCTGGGGCCGGCGCTCAACCTTCAGCCCTGACAGCAGCTCCCGCTTCGGGCCCAAAAGCTATGCCGCCTTCTGGAGACACCCTAGTgctgagggaggggaaggtgaCGCTGTCACCCCTGGCTTTGAGGCCTCCTGGGAATCTGGGTCCCCGGAAGCTCAGGAGAGAAGAGCGTCCTGTGGCGACAAGCCGGTCGCTGGCAGGACGAAGAGAGAAGGAAGCCCGAGTCCCATTGGAGAACGCCCGCCAGAGCCCCCAGACGGAGAAGCAGAGCGAGACTCTGGCACAGCCTCCAGGAACAG TGGCTCTTCCCCGGCCAGCGCCAACTGCGACGGGGACCAGTCCGGACGCAGGAAGCCGCCATCCCCCCCTGGT TTCTCCTTGGCCCGGACCTGCCCCATCCCCGTGGCTCCTGCTGAGCTCCCACTTGGGCCGGCCCCCGGCACCTCTGCTGGCCTTGCCCGGGCCCCAGGGGCCCCCATCCTTCCTGCCGAGCATCCTGCCTCAGCCCCAGGGTCCCCCGCTGTGCCTGTCGAGCTCCCTGCACTTGGCTCCACCCCTACCGACACTGAGCTCCCCTCCAAGGTCGGGCCTGGCTTCCCAGGCACCCCAGAGTCTCTGGCTAAGATCCCCATAGGACTGTTTCCGGCCCCCGGTGCCCCAGACGCTCCAGCTGAGCCCTGCCGCAGAATCTCCCGCTCCCTGGGGTCTCTGGAGGTTCCTGGTGAGGGGTCCCCACCTCCATCTAGTCTCCCCGCAGGCCTGGCACCAGGCACTCCGGATGCCTCCACAGAGCTCCCTCatagcccccctgcagtgcaggcCCTGTCACCAGGCCCCCCTGATGCCCCTGCCaagctcccccacagctcccctacAGGGCAGGCCATGGCACCAGGCTCCCCTGATACCCCTGCCAggttcccccacagcccccctgcagGGCGGGCCCTAGCACCAGGCGCCCATGATGCCCCCACAGAgctcacccacagcccccctgcaGGGCGGGTCCTGGCACCAGGCCCCCCTGATGCCCGTGCTGAGCTGCCCCCCAGAATTACTCACTCCCCAGGGGCCCCCGAAGCGCCTGTTtcatccccagagacccccaatCTGTGTCCTAAGCTCCCCACCAGAGTCTCTCGGTCTCCGGGGTCCCCTGATAGACCTGCTGAGTCCCTGGTGTCCCCATATAGCCCCCCATCTCCTGAGCGGGGCTCCCCTTCACCCCTCAGCGATGCGGAGCCATGTGCGGGGCCTGCACCAGCGGACGAGAGCCTCCGGTGTCCACAGCTGGGGCTACGGCGCTCCTCAGACGGGGTGGTGCAGCTGCCAGACAAGGGGCTAGgaatgggggtgctggggggctccctggctgccctgccTCGGGGAGGGCCCCCTCACTCCGGGCCACCCCTGGAGGGCGAGTCCAACTGGTCCCTGTCGCAGTCGTTTGAGTGGGCGTTCCCATCCCGGACTGCGGAGTGGGAGCCCCCCAGGTCCCCCATCAGAGAGGCGGATGACTCCGGCCTCTCTGAGCAGGGGGACTCGGATGGGGagggcctggcccccacccccaaagggtCTGAGGAAAGGAGCAGCTCAGAGAGGCTGGATTGGCAGGACGCCGAGGCTGCTGGGAGCTCTGCCCACCTAGATGGTGCCACGGGGGCCCCATGTGATCAGGGAGCAACTGAGGTGGGAGGCACGGAGGCCACATGTCCTGGAGGCCCCGTGGCAGAAACGGAGCCGGCCGTGGCTGAGCTGAAGGGCCCTGCAGTGGTGGATGAGGCGGGCACTGTctgggaggagcagggcaggccACTCCTGGATGCCCCCCTGCGTCTGACCGAGCCGAAACCAGGCCAGGAGAGAGCCGCCCTCATCCTGTTGTCTGACACTCCCCGGCCAGCTGGTGCCAACCGATGCCAGGAGGACAACTTGGTGCTGGGCCTGGCGCCGGTGAGGAGCTGCCAGGAGGGCCCGAGGCCGGGCGAGGAGGGTTCTGAGCCGCATCCCAATGCCCGCTGGCTGGATGAGCTGCTGGCATCGCCCCCGCCCAGTGCTGATGAGACCAAGAGAAAGGGCACGCCtgagcccagggaccctgcagggcCAGAG gatcTCCTGGGCTGGTCGCGGAAGGATCTGTGCAGCGAGTTCGGCATCAGAGGGGCCCACCGGGCTGGTGAGTTTGGCTGGGCCACAGATCCAGGCACGGGGAAGACCGACTGGCCCGGCAGTTACAGAGCCAGTGAGACGGAGCAGGATCGGGAGTTTGGCACCGGCACACAGGACTGGAGCGGTGCATACAAAGAGACGGAGCTGCTGGGCGATTCCAGTGTGGGCCACGGAAACTGGCCCGACGCCTACGGCATGGGGGACGGTTGCCAGAAGGACGGGGAGTTCAGCCCCAGTAAGCCAGACTGGAGCAGCCAATACAACACCGGTGGTGCTGACAGCCCGGATGGGGAGTTCAGTACCAGGAAACTGGACTGGACCAGCACCTACGGCATTGGGGACGGTGCCCAGCAGGACAAGAGGTTCAGTACCAGCAAGCCGGACTGGACCTGTGAGCACAGTGTCGGTGATACAGCCCGGCAGGACAGAGACTTCGGTACCGGCAAGCCAGACTTGGCCTGTGAGCACAGTGCCGGTGATACCGACCAACAGGATAGAGAGTTCGGTACCGGCAAGCCAGACTGGACCCGCCAGCCCGGTGTCGGTGATACAGCCTGGCAGGATAGAGAGTACGGCACCAGCAAGCCAGACTGGACCCGCCAGCCCGGTGTCGGTGATACAGCCTGGCAGGATAGAGAGTACGGCACCAGCGAGCCAGACTGGACCTATGATCATGGTGGTGGTAATACAGACCAGCCGGATAGAGAGTTCGGTACCAGCAAGCCAGACTGGATCAACATGTACGGTGTTGGAGATACAGACCAACAGGACAGAGAGTTGGGTACCAGCAAGCCAAGCTGGCCCCTCGAGCACGGTGTCGGAGATACAGACCAACAGGACAGAGAGTTGGGTACCAGCAAGCCAGGCTGGCCCCTCGAGCACGGTGTCGGAGATACAGACCAACAGGATAGAGAGTTGGGTACCAGCAAGCCAGGCTGGCCCCTCGAGCACGGTGTCGGAGATACAGACCAGCCGGATAGAGAGTTCGGTACCAGCAAGCTAGACTGGCCCCTCAAGCACGGTGTCGGAGATACAGACCAACCGGATAGAGAGTTGGGTACCAGCAAGCTAGACTGGACCCGTGAGTACGGTATCAGTGATACCAACCATCAGGGTAAGGAGTTTGGTGCTGGGAAGCCAGCCTGGACCCAGGACTGCAGTGCCAAGACCAATGAGCAGGGTAGAGAGTGGACCTGCGAATACGATGTTGGCAATACCACCCAGCAGGACAAGCCAGATTGGACCTGCGAGTTCGGGGTCGGTGATGGTGCCCGGCAGGACAGAGCTTTCAGCCCTGACAAACCAGCTTGGCTTGGTGAATATGGCGTTCACCATACAGACCGGGAGAGTGCCTTTGGCTCTGGTGTTGGAGACTCCGACAGCGCGGCCCAAGAGCCTGGTGCCGGGAAGCCTGGGTGGAGCGGCACCGACTGGCAGGAGAGCAAGTTCCCCTTCGCTAGAAGGGATTGTGCCAGTGATTTCAGGATCAGAGGAGCTGAGCACGAAAGCCAGTTCGGCGTCATTGGGACTGAGCGGGCGGGTGGCTTTGGCTTGAGCACTTTGGATCCATCTGGTGCCGTTGggaccctgggcccagcagagcttGGAGAGACCCGGACTGACTGGGCTGGCTATACCAGGACTGTGGACCTGGATGAGCCGAGAGAGGCTGGTGTGGGGCAGTCCGACTGGACCCAAGAGCTAGGCCTCAGTGGCACAGATCCCTCTGTCGGCCTGGGAGCAATCCGTCCTGAGGAGCCCAGCAGGGGATGGATGGACTGGACAAACGAACTGAGCGTGAGCAGCATGGATCCCTCCAGCAGTCTGAGGGTGGGGGGCTCCGATACACCCAGAGAGCCTGGCGTGGGGCAGCCAGATGGGGCCAGTGACCTTGGCCCGGGAGGCCCAGCCACAGCCAGTGGCTTTGAGAGCATGGGCCCGGCAGAGACCAGAGTGAGACAGACTGACTGGAGCCGTGAGCttggctctggggatgagggctccgctGAGACCAGGgaggctggagcagggcagaTGGACTGGGCCAGCGAGGTCGGGATCGTACATGGGAAACAAACCTATGCCACAGCCATGGCTGGCTTGGAGCCACATGGAGACAG CAGTGGCTCCAACAGCCCCCGGCTCTCCGGCCCGAGCCCCCTGCTGGAAGAGATGTTGGCCAAGGCAGCAGCCCAGCGCAGGAGCACCGGAGAGGAGAGGgggccacttcctgcccccgacgCCCACACGCCCCCCTCGCCGCAGGAGGAGGATGGCGGGCCCCGGCCCGAGGGGGATGGCGCGCCCAGCCCATCGGATGCCACGGATGGGGGCTGGCTGCCGACAGAGGCGAGGCGGCTGAGCCAGCCAGGGCGCCACGTGAGCGAGCCCTCCCCACCAGGCGAGGACTTCGCCTTCCTGGAG